In Drosophila simulans strain w501 chromosome 3R, Prin_Dsim_3.1, whole genome shotgun sequence, a single window of DNA contains:
- the LOC27209437 gene encoding uncharacterized protein LOC27209437: protein MSARRHSGIILVLCCINLSYSYRIIESNEVPKTCPALNKDIIFEEPHLNNNQREFYDIREIPRRHHFNSNKKEIQSENWLLRIIRIKTINDGPRHKVTEIKEDKHMDGFGKRLFNILRKTLRMHEPYYKDNNDHKDLFVLKKNPFPHEHHIVKREQPVQYNYM from the coding sequence ATGTCGGCGCGTCGTCATTCCGGGATTATCTTGGTCCTGTGTTGTATAAACTTGAGTTATAGCTACAGGATCATTGAAAGCAATGAAGTTCCTAAAACATGTCCAGCTCTGAATAAGGATATAATATTCGAGGAACcacatttgaataataatcaaCGGGAATTTTACGACATTCGCGAAATACCACGAAGACATCACTTCAATtcgaataaaaaagaaattcaatCTGAAAACTGGCTTTTGCGAATTATTAGAATAAAAACCATAAACGATGGACCGAGACATAAAGTCACAGAAATAAAAGAAGATAAACATATGGATGGATTTGGCAAGAGGCTTTTTAATATTCTAAGAAAGACTCTTAGAATGCATGAGCCCTACTATAAAGACAATAATGATCATAAGGATCTGTTCGTCTTAAAGAAAAATCCTTTTCCGCATGAACATCATATTGTGAAAAGGGAACAACCTGTGCAATACAATTATATGTGA